The proteins below come from a single Nocardiopsis gilva YIM 90087 genomic window:
- a CDS encoding glycosyltransferase family 4 protein codes for MRRTLLITNDFPPRPGGIQTYLHALALRLPPAGLVVYAPQWSGAGTDDFDAEQPFPVIRHTGTLILPTPRVTHRAKEIVGAYGCDAVWFGSAAPLALLAPALRKAGAERVLASTHGREVRWSALPGTRRALRRMGSTVDVVTYVSSYTHSKFASAFGPHADLEYLPPGVDTGIYRPDTVSGRETRRRYRLESRPVVACVSRLVRRKGVDMLLRALPSIRRRVPDTALLIVGDGPDRRRLQRIIRETGLGRDVVLTGAVAEEELPAHYVAGDVFAMPCRTRGHGWDLEGLGIVYLEASASGLPVVAGSSGGAPEAVHEGVTGQVVDGRSPDAIATAVAGLLADPARAAAMGAAGRDWAVSQWSWDTSAARLAALLEG; via the coding sequence GTGCGGCGGACCCTCCTGATAACCAACGACTTTCCGCCGCGCCCCGGCGGTATTCAGACCTATCTGCACGCACTTGCACTGCGCCTACCACCGGCGGGCCTCGTGGTGTACGCGCCACAGTGGTCCGGTGCAGGCACGGATGACTTCGACGCAGAACAGCCGTTTCCGGTCATCAGACACACGGGCACGCTGATCCTGCCTACTCCGCGGGTGACGCACCGGGCCAAGGAGATCGTGGGGGCCTACGGGTGCGACGCGGTGTGGTTCGGCTCCGCTGCCCCGCTGGCCCTGTTGGCACCGGCCCTGCGGAAGGCGGGAGCAGAGCGAGTGCTCGCCAGCACCCATGGCCGCGAAGTGCGTTGGTCCGCGCTCCCCGGCACTCGGCGGGCGCTGCGCCGCATGGGGTCCACAGTCGACGTTGTGACGTACGTCAGCAGCTACACACACTCCAAGTTCGCGTCGGCCTTCGGCCCACACGCCGACCTGGAGTACCTACCGCCCGGAGTGGATACGGGGATATACCGGCCGGATACGGTGTCGGGTCGGGAGACGCGCCGCCGGTACCGGTTGGAGTCCCGGCCTGTCGTGGCGTGTGTTTCCCGGCTGGTCCGGCGCAAGGGGGTGGACATGCTGCTGCGCGCGCTGCCGTCGATCCGGCGACGGGTGCCGGACACCGCGCTCCTGATCGTCGGCGACGGCCCCGACCGGCGCCGACTACAACGCATCATCAGGGAAACCGGACTTGGCCGCGATGTCGTCCTGACCGGTGCCGTGGCGGAGGAGGAACTTCCAGCCCATTACGTCGCCGGCGACGTGTTCGCTATGCCCTGCCGTACCCGCGGCCACGGCTGGGATCTCGAAGGATTGGGCATCGTGTACCTCGAGGCGTCGGCGAGCGGTCTACCCGTGGTCGCGGGCAGCTCCGGCGGTGCTCCCGAGGCGGTGCACGAGGGTGTGACCGGACAGGTCGTCGACGGTCGCAGTCCGGACGCCATCGCTACCGCCGTGGCCGGGCTGCTGGCCGACCCGGCTCGTGCCGCCGCGATGGGCGCTGCCGGTCGTGACTGGGCCGTCTCCCAGTGGTCCTGGGACACCTCCGCTGCCCGGCTCGCTGCTCTGCTGGAAGGCTGA
- a CDS encoding DUF6895 family protein encodes MMTGGASPPGALPGRLRPDDRFRGSVEGFPAWAPVCDPPTGPLPGSTEVLDRALDWLTSHVAWFGPKWDEFFPQRDFPGATVLELLLLCRVLRRGPRAEASADLIEAASDVAQEMVERPAFLEDLYRADADFGYRVWLLALLHGLGRPVSGPLAVARELVEARGGDVSGIDWAMPHLLELRYILDLAEIPGSLPSTDELYAACGVHRVDPFSATENQVYALTHALLYATDLGGRPAPPCGGQEAERRLREALHTLLGVHLATDHYDLAAELVMCAEIAGDVSDGLVRHAWRRITAAQREDGSIPGPPFQEAVLAERTGAAADAYVFRTCYHTTLVTALAAAHRETL; translated from the coding sequence ATGATGACTGGCGGCGCGTCGCCGCCCGGCGCGCTTCCCGGTCGGCTGCGGCCGGACGACCGCTTTCGCGGGAGCGTCGAGGGCTTCCCCGCGTGGGCTCCGGTCTGCGATCCGCCCACCGGCCCCCTGCCCGGCTCCACCGAGGTCCTCGACCGGGCGCTGGACTGGCTGACCTCCCACGTCGCGTGGTTCGGGCCGAAGTGGGACGAGTTCTTCCCGCAGCGCGACTTCCCCGGTGCCACGGTGCTGGAGCTCCTGCTGCTGTGCCGTGTGCTGCGCCGTGGCCCGCGCGCGGAAGCGTCGGCCGACCTCATCGAGGCGGCGTCGGACGTCGCCCAGGAGATGGTGGAGCGCCCCGCGTTCCTGGAGGACCTCTACCGCGCCGACGCCGACTTCGGCTACCGCGTCTGGCTGCTCGCCCTGCTGCACGGGCTCGGCCGACCGGTGTCCGGCCCGCTCGCCGTCGCCCGCGAACTGGTCGAGGCGCGCGGCGGCGATGTCAGCGGCATCGACTGGGCGATGCCGCACCTCCTCGAACTGCGCTACATCCTCGATCTGGCCGAGATCCCCGGTTCCCTGCCGAGCACCGACGAGCTCTACGCGGCGTGCGGCGTACACCGGGTCGATCCGTTCAGCGCCACCGAGAACCAGGTGTACGCGCTCACCCACGCACTCCTGTACGCGACCGACCTCGGCGGGCGGCCGGCACCGCCCTGCGGCGGGCAGGAGGCGGAACGTCGGCTGCGAGAGGCCCTGCACACGCTACTCGGCGTGCACTTGGCCACCGACCACTACGACCTCGCGGCGGAGCTGGTGATGTGCGCCGAGATCGCGGGGGATGTCTCCGACGGGCTGGTGCGGCACGCGTGGCGGCGGATCACCGCCGCCCAGCGGGAGGACGGCTCGATACCCGGTCCGCCGTTCCAGGAAGCCGTGCTCGCGGAGCGGACCGGCGCCGCCGCGGACGCCTACGTGTTCCGGACCTGCTACCACACGACACTGGTCACGGCGCTGGCCGCGGCACATCGGGAGACGTTGTGA
- a CDS encoding glycosyltransferase, with the protein MSEKIRVLLLLWSLQGGGAERMAVNLMNHLNQEEFDVRMCLLRRYGPYLDLVDNDFIDSPGTDGAFAFDHLGNRAVFKPGRLIRGGLLAPVYLARMMRIHRPHVVISFCKGTSIATMAATWICGGRKFQWIVREGNNTEAVISDELQAPLSRQALKWLTYRCFSSADCLLTTSHQLADHLRKHMPRQPRRLRTIHNAVDLDFIDQKKIEELAGAPGKPYCIAAGRLQHQKGFDILISAYAKMKGNKDLDLVILGVGHDEEQLKGLAEKLGVADRVHFTGWQDGPWTWFARSRFLVLPSRWEGFANVVTEAMSCGTPVIATDCGFGPREIIRNNVNGLLCPVEDDEALSLTMDLLASDEKLRDKLVKAGFRRAKDFDIRNIVKKYENLMREQVHDAALANLG; encoded by the coding sequence ATGTCGGAGAAAATACGCGTCCTACTTCTTCTGTGGTCGCTCCAAGGCGGGGGAGCGGAACGAATGGCTGTCAATTTGATGAACCACCTTAACCAAGAAGAGTTCGATGTAAGAATGTGTCTGCTGAGGCGCTATGGACCCTATCTTGATCTTGTGGACAATGATTTCATTGATTCACCTGGGACTGATGGTGCGTTCGCTTTTGACCACCTTGGAAATCGCGCCGTATTCAAGCCCGGGCGGCTGATTCGAGGCGGCCTGCTGGCACCCGTATATCTCGCCCGGATGATGCGAATCCATCGGCCGCACGTTGTTATCAGTTTCTGCAAGGGAACGAGTATTGCAACAATGGCCGCAACCTGGATTTGTGGGGGTAGGAAGTTCCAATGGATCGTTCGCGAGGGAAACAACACGGAAGCCGTTATATCTGACGAACTGCAAGCCCCGCTCTCTCGGCAGGCGCTGAAGTGGCTGACCTACCGCTGCTTCTCGTCGGCGGACTGTCTCTTGACCACCTCCCATCAGCTCGCTGATCACCTGCGGAAGCACATGCCACGACAGCCGAGGAGGCTGCGGACGATTCATAATGCTGTCGATCTGGATTTCATTGATCAGAAAAAGATCGAAGAGTTGGCGGGTGCGCCGGGCAAGCCATATTGCATAGCGGCGGGAAGATTGCAGCACCAGAAAGGTTTTGACATTTTAATTTCGGCCTACGCGAAGATGAAGGGCAACAAGGATCTCGACCTCGTTATTCTCGGCGTCGGTCATGATGAAGAGCAGCTGAAAGGGCTGGCCGAAAAACTCGGTGTGGCGGATCGCGTTCATTTCACGGGCTGGCAGGATGGTCCGTGGACCTGGTTTGCGAGGTCAAGGTTTCTGGTGCTGCCATCTCGCTGGGAAGGTTTTGCCAACGTTGTCACTGAGGCCATGTCCTGCGGAACGCCGGTCATCGCGACCGATTGCGGTTTTGGACCTCGGGAAATCATCCGGAATAACGTCAATGGTCTGCTGTGTCCCGTCGAAGATGATGAGGCCTTGAGCTTGACGATGGACCTGCTGGCTTCGGATGAAAAGTTGCGGGACAAACTTGTCAAAGCAGGATTCCGGCGAGCCAAGGATTTTGACATCAGAAATATCGTCAAGAAATACGAAAACCTGATGCGCGAGCAGGTTCACGATGCGGCGCTTGCAAATCTTGGCTGA
- a CDS encoding LuxR C-terminal-related transcriptional regulator has product MRIRVLIADEQAVARLGLRAVFDATDDIEVVGEVSDGDSAVRRAAELRPDVVLIDVRHAGADGIATIRQLAALSSPSVRVLVVTMSDDTAHRARGDDPEYLFESLRAGASGFLLMDSEPASLADAVRAVSDGRTVLDPAVTGRVVDEFVRLASATPTYQTMERAPWDTGLSSREREVVALISSGRSNAEIARILRLSETTVKTHVSNVLAKWGLRDRVQLVVRAFKTGAVVPDQQPDGAVARPLLGSDPSGREPAVEG; this is encoded by the coding sequence GTGAGGATCCGTGTTCTCATCGCGGACGAACAGGCTGTCGCCCGCCTGGGCTTGCGGGCCGTCTTCGACGCCACCGACGATATCGAGGTGGTCGGGGAGGTGAGCGACGGCGACAGCGCCGTCCGGAGGGCCGCGGAGCTGCGCCCCGATGTCGTCCTCATCGACGTACGGCACGCCGGAGCCGATGGAATCGCCACGATCCGCCAGCTGGCGGCGCTGTCCTCCCCCTCGGTACGGGTCCTGGTGGTCACCATGTCCGACGACACCGCACACCGCGCGCGCGGCGACGACCCCGAGTACCTCTTCGAGAGCCTCCGCGCCGGAGCCAGCGGATTCCTCCTCATGGACAGCGAGCCCGCCAGCCTCGCCGACGCGGTCCGCGCGGTCAGCGACGGCCGGACCGTGCTCGACCCCGCCGTGACCGGCAGGGTCGTCGACGAGTTCGTGCGGCTGGCGTCCGCCACCCCCACGTACCAGACCATGGAGCGGGCCCCCTGGGACACCGGGCTGTCGTCGCGGGAGCGCGAAGTGGTCGCGCTGATCTCCTCCGGGCGGAGCAACGCCGAGATCGCCCGCATCCTGCGACTGTCCGAAACCACCGTCAAGACCCACGTCTCCAACGTCCTGGCCAAGTGGGGGCTCCGCGACCGGGTGCAGCTCGTGGTCCGGGCCTTCAAGACCGGAGCCGTCGTGCCGGACCAGCAGCCGGACGGCGCCGTGGCGCGGCCGTTGCTGGGGTCCGACCCCTCGGGTCGGGAACCCGCCGTCGAGGGATAA